In one Alnus glutinosa chromosome 14, dhAlnGlut1.1, whole genome shotgun sequence genomic region, the following are encoded:
- the LOC133857392 gene encoding MDIS1-interacting receptor like kinase 2-like produces MAANPKPPHLLFLHLLLLSTLSLQITASPATQAEALVKWKNSLSPIPPLLTSWSLANLNNLCNWTSIACADSTGTVSEIDLSGAKLNGTLAHFNFTPFLNLTRFDLSHNNLSGPIPSEIGRLTELRYVSLLDNYLDGTIPYQISNLQKAWYLDLGSNFLVNPDWSKVSAMPLLTHLGFNFNELTSGFPGFILDCKNLTSLDLSQNHLTGPIPESVFTNLGKLEYLNLFDNLFQGPLSPNISHLSKLKHLFLGNNNFSGLIPEDIGAMSNLQTIELFNNSLEGSIPSSIGQLKELGRLYLSMNRLNSTIPSELGFCTNLTYLALAQNSFTGELPLSLTNLTKITELGLSSNALSGVISPYFLSNWTELTSLQFAENHFTGEIPPEIGLLTKLQYLYLFKNQFSGSIPSEIGNLKDLRELDLSQNHLSGPIPPTVGNLTNLQVLELFSNNLNGTIPPEIGNMTSLQTLDLNTNQLYGELPDTISRLTSLTAISLLTNNFSGTIPSDFGKYSNLSIVSFSNNSFSGELPPELCSSFGLHHFTVNSNNFTGPLPECLRNCEQLKRVRFDGNRFNGNITNAFGVHAHLSFIWFSDNQFVGEISAEWGECESLTDLHMDRNRISGKIPVELGKLTQLQVLNLDSNELSGEIPTVLGNLSLLYKLNLSRNHLTGEIPRSLGSLSELSNLDLSRNSLTGNIPKELGNCGKLLILDLSNNNLLGVIPSELGNLVTLQLLLDLSSNRLSGNIPQNLAKLSSLESLNVSHNQLSGEIPSSFTGMVSLRNTSIDFSYNNLTSSIPTSTVFEDAPAKAYVGNSGLCGDAEGLSPCYIDSREKKHSNTTLLVVLVPICGLLLLAIIVAGLIIWYRRTKPLDEESRTIGEYDEKAESLIWEGEGKFTFEDLVKATENFHEKYCIGKGGFGSVYKAALTTGQIVAVKKLNMSNSSDIPAANRKSFENEIRVLTEVRHRNIIRLYGFCSIRGCMYLVYEFVEKGSLGNVLYGLKGKAELDWGKRVKIVQGVAHAIAYLHHDCSPQIVHQDITMNNILLEPEFEPRLSDFGTAKCLSSDTTNWTTIVGSYGYMAPELAFTMQVTDKCDVYSFGVVALEVMMGRHPRELLSSLSSSKSTTAMPVSDTAVFLLKDVLDQGLSQPTGQMAQEVAFVVTVALQCVDDKPESRPTMHFVAQELSARTQACKLTSL; encoded by the exons ATGGCAGCAAATCCCAAGCCTCCTCatcttcttttccttcaccTTCTCTTGCTCTCCACACTTTCATTACAGATCACAGCATCACCGGCAACACAAGCAGAAGCTCTTGTCAAATGGAAAAACAGCCTCTCCCCTATTCCCCCTCTTCTCACTTCATGGTCCCTCGCCAACCTCAACAACCTTTGCAACTGGACAAGCATTGCCTGCGCCGACTCAACCGGAACAGTCTCCGAGATAGACCTCTCAGGTGCCAAGCTCAACGGAACACTGGCCCACTTCAACTTTACTCCGTTCCTTAATCTCACCCGCTTCGACCTCAGCCACAACAATCTCAGCGGACCAATACCTTCGGAGATAGGCCGGCTGACGGAGCTTCGGTATGTAAGTCTTCTCGACAACTATCTCGATGGGACAATCCCATATCAGATTAGCAATCTTCAAAAGGCATGGTACTTAGACCTTGGATCAAACTTCTTGGTAAATCCTGACTGGTCTAAGGTTTCTGCCATGCCATTGTTGACCCATCTTGGCTTTAATTTCAATGAACTCACTTCTGGGTTCCCAGGATTTATACTTGATTGTAAGAACTTGACGTCCTTGGATTTGTCCCAGAATCATTTGACTGGACCAATACCAGAATCTGTATTTACCAATCTGGGCAAGCTTGAATACCTTaatctttttgataatttattcCAAGGACCATTGTCACCAAACATTTCCCACCTTTCCAAGCTCAAACATCTTTTTCTAGGAAATAACAATTTCAGTGGTCTAATTCCTGAGGATATTGGAGCAATGTCAAATCTTCAGACTATAGAATTGTTCAACAATTCATTGGAAGGGAGTATTCCTTCTTCAATAGGCCAGCTCAAGGAGCTCGGGAGACTCTATCTTAGTATGAATAGGTTGAATTCTACAATTCCTTCTGAGCTTGGGTTTTGTACAAATCTCACCTACTTGGCCCTGGCTCAAAATTCATTCACTGGGGAATTGCCTTTGTCCTTGACCAACCTGACAAAAATTACAGAATTGGGTTTATCTTCTAACGCTCTCTCCGGTGTGATCTCACCGTATTTTCTCTCCAATTGGACCGAGTTAACCTCTTTGCAATTTGCGGAGAATCATTTCACTGGAGAAATTCCACCGGAAATAGGCCTATTGACAAAGCTCCAATATCTTTATCTGTTTAAAAATCAGTTCTCTGGGTCAATTCCATCTGAGATTGGGAACTTGAAAGATTTGCGGGAATTAGACCTTTCACAAAACCACCTCTCTGGTCCGATTCCTCCGACAGTTGGGAACCTCACAAACCTTCAAGTCTTAGAACTTTTCTCCAACAATCTCAATGGCACAATCCCACCGGAGATTGGAAATATGACATCGCTGCAGACTCTTGATCTCAACACTAACCAACTCTATGGGGAGTTGCCGGACACCATTTCTCGCCTCACTAGTTTAACGGCAATCTCTCTTTTAACCAATAACTTCTCGGGCACTATTCCGAGTGACTTTGGGAAGTATAGTAATCTGAGCATTGTCAGCTTTTCCAACAATAGTTTCTCTGGAGAATTGCCACCTGAATTGTGCAGCAGCTTTGGTCTTCATCATTTCACAGTGAATAGCAACAACTTCACAGGGCCATTGCCAGAGTGCTTGAGAAATTGCGAGCAACTAAAGAGAGTGCGGTTTGACGGGAATCGATTCAATGGAAACATTACAAATGCATTTGGAGTTCATGCACATCTCAGTTTCATTTGGTTTAGTGACAATCAATTTGTTGGTGAAATCTCAGCGGAATGGGGGGAATGTGAATCTCTCACTGATTTGCATATGGACAGAAACAGAATTTCTGGAAAAATCCCAGTAGAGCTTGGAAAGTTGACTCAACTGCAGGTTTTGAATCTGGACTCCAACGAATTGTCCGGGGAAATTCCAACTGTACTTGGAAATCTAAGCCTGCTGTACAAGCTCAATCTGAGCAGGAACCATTTGACAGGAGAGATTCCTCGGAGTCTAGGCAGTTTGAGTGAACTTAGCAATCTTGATTTGTCTAGGAACAGTTTGACTGGGAACATACCAAAAGAACTTGGGAATTGTGGTAAATTATTGATCTTGGACTTGAGCAACAACAACCTGTTAGGGGTAATACCATCCGAGCTTGGTAACTTAGTCACGTTGCAGCTATTGTTGGACCTCAGCAGCAATCGACTCTCAGGAAATATTCCTCAAAACCTTGCGAAGCTTTCATCATTGGAGAGTCTTAATGTGTCACATAACCAACTTTCAGGGGAAATCCCATCATCGTTTACCGGCATGGTTAGTCTACGCAACACCTCCATCGATTTTTCATACAACAATTTAACAAGTTCGATCCCAACTAGTACAGTTTTCGAAGATGCACCTGCGAAAGCTTATGTTGGAAACTCAGGTTTGTGTGGAGATGCAGAAGGACTATCTCCTTGTTACATAGATTCCAGAGAGAAAAAACATTCTAATACAACTCTATTAGTTGTCCTCGTTCCTATCTGTGGCCTATTGTTGCTTGCAATCATTGTTGCTGGACTTATAATATGGTATCGGAGGACAAAACCCCTTGATGAAGAAAGCAGAACAATTGGAGAGTATGATGAGAAGGCTGAGTCACTGATATGGGAAGGAGAAGGTAAATTCACATTCGAGGATCTCGTGAAGGCCACAGAAAACTTCCATGAGAAGTACTGCATTGGAAAAGGAGGATTTGGAAGCGTTTACAAAGCGGCATTGACAACAGGTCAaattgttgcagttaaaaaacTTAACATGTCAAACTCCAGTGACATCCCAGCAGCCAATCGCAAGAGTTTTGAGAATGAGATTCGTGTGTTGACAGAAGTTAGGCACCGCAATATCATTAGGCTTTATGGGTTCTGTTCCATTAGGGGGTGCATGTACTTGGTTTATGAATTTGTGGAGAAAGGCAGTTTGGGAAATGTATTGTATGGGTTGAAAGGGAAAGCAGAACTAGACTGGGGTAAAAGGGTAAAAATTGTGCAAGGTGTGGCTCATGCAATTGCTTACTTGCACCATGATTGCTCTCCTCAAATTGTGCACCAAGACATAACTATGAACAACATATTGCTAGAGCCAGAGTTCGAACCCCGACTTTCAGATTTTGGCACTGCAAAATGTTTGAGTTCAGATACAACTAACTGGACAACAATTGTTGGGTCTTATGGCTACATGGCTCCGG AGCTTGCATTCACGATGCAAGTAACAGATAAATGCGACGTTTATAGCTTTGGAGTGGTGGCATTAGAAGTTATGATGGGAAGGCACCCAAGGGAGCTCCTATCTTCCCTATCATCATCCAAATCAACAACAGCAATGCCAGTTTCAGACACTGCAGTATTTCTTCTAAAAGATGTGTTAGACCAAGGACTCTCACAACCCACGGGCCAAATGGCACAGGAGGTGGCATTTGTAGTGACTGTAGCCTTACAATGCGTGGATGACAAGCCAGAGTCACGACCCACTATGCATTTTGTGGCACAAGAATTGTCAGCTCGAACCCAAGCTTGCAAGCTCACAAGCCTttag